One genomic segment of Mycolicibacterium gilvum includes these proteins:
- a CDS encoding YccF domain-containing protein: protein MRLILNVIWLVFGGLWLALGYLLAALICFVLIVTIPFGFASLRIAAYALWPFGRTIVEKPGPRPGALVGNVIWVIVAGVWLAIGHITTALAMAITIVGIPLALANLKLIPVSLMPLGKEIVPVDQAHGRVVGSVP from the coding sequence ATGCGACTGATTCTGAACGTCATTTGGCTGGTGTTCGGCGGCCTCTGGCTGGCGCTCGGCTACCTCCTGGCGGCGCTGATCTGCTTCGTCCTGATCGTCACCATCCCTTTCGGTTTCGCGTCGCTGCGGATCGCGGCCTACGCGCTGTGGCCGTTCGGCCGGACCATCGTGGAGAAGCCGGGCCCGCGTCCGGGCGCGCTGGTCGGCAACGTCATCTGGGTCATCGTCGCCGGCGTGTGGCTGGCGATCGGACACATCACCACCGCGCTCGCGATGGCCATCACGATCGTCGGTATCCCGCTGGCCCTGGCCAATCTGAAGCTGATTCCGGTGTCGCTGATGCCGCTGGGCAAGGAGATCGTGCCGGTCGATCAGGCTCACGGTCGCGTGGTCGGTTCGGTGCCGTGA
- the moaA gene encoding GTP 3',8-cyclase MoaA — MTVVPLGLPSVQRPSTPAPATGPLIDTFGRVATDLRVSLTDLCNLRCTYCMPAEGLDWMPRDQKLTPDELTRLLRIGVTRLGITSIRFTGGEPLVVPHLEDVLAATTALRPRPEITLTTNGIGLAQRAAGLRRAGLNRINVSLDTVDPARFAAITRRDRFDDVIAGLHAAKEAGLQPVKVNAVLDAVRGLQDAVALLGFCLENGYQLRIIEQMPLDAGHSWQRDRALSADDILDTLRRHFTLTPDPAPRGSAPAQLWRVHDGTGVVGRVGIIASVSHAFCSTCDRSRLTADGQVRNCLFARDETDLRALLRSGADDDALEAAWRAAMWAKAAGHGINDPDFVQPDRPMSAIGG; from the coding sequence GTGACGGTCGTCCCCCTCGGGTTGCCGTCTGTCCAGCGCCCTTCGACCCCGGCGCCGGCGACCGGCCCCCTGATCGACACCTTCGGGCGGGTCGCGACGGATCTGCGGGTGTCGCTGACCGACCTGTGCAATCTGCGCTGCACCTACTGCATGCCCGCCGAGGGACTCGACTGGATGCCGCGCGACCAGAAGCTCACCCCCGACGAACTGACCCGGTTGCTGCGCATCGGCGTCACCCGCCTGGGGATCACGAGCATCCGGTTCACCGGCGGAGAACCCCTGGTGGTGCCGCATCTCGAGGATGTCCTCGCGGCGACGACGGCGCTGCGACCCCGCCCCGAGATCACGCTGACCACCAACGGCATCGGGCTCGCGCAGCGGGCGGCGGGGCTCAGACGTGCCGGACTCAATCGCATCAACGTGTCGCTGGACACCGTCGATCCGGCGCGCTTCGCCGCGATCACCCGCCGCGACAGGTTCGACGACGTGATCGCCGGTCTTCACGCCGCGAAGGAAGCGGGGCTGCAGCCGGTGAAGGTCAACGCGGTGCTCGACGCGGTGAGAGGCCTGCAGGACGCGGTGGCACTTCTTGGCTTCTGCCTGGAGAACGGCTATCAGTTGCGGATCATCGAGCAGATGCCGCTCGACGCCGGCCACTCCTGGCAGCGCGACCGTGCGCTGAGCGCCGACGACATCCTGGACACGCTGCGGCGGCACTTCACGCTCACTCCCGACCCCGCCCCGCGCGGGTCGGCACCGGCACAGCTGTGGCGGGTCCACGACGGGACCGGAGTGGTCGGCCGGGTCGGGATCATCGCGTCGGTGTCGCACGCGTTCTGCTCGACCTGTGACCGCAGCCGGCTCACCGCCGACGGTCAGGTCCGCAACTGTCTGTTCGCCCGCGACGAGACCGACCTGCGGGCGCTGCTGCGCTCCGGTGCGGACGACGACGCCCTGGAGGCAGCGTGGCGCGCGGCGATGTGGGCCAAGGCCGCCGGGCACGGCATCAACGATCCCGATTTCGTGCAGCCGGACCGGCCGATGAGCGCGATCGGAGGCTGA
- a CDS encoding MoaD/ThiS family protein — translation MPAGTDVRVTVRYFAAARAAAGAESETIDVPSGTTVDALVATLRSRDDGLASVLARCSYLRDGVAVRDMGVVLDDAQTIDVLPPFAGG, via the coding sequence TTGCCTGCTGGGACCGACGTGCGGGTGACCGTGCGGTATTTCGCGGCGGCGCGCGCCGCGGCGGGGGCGGAATCGGAGACGATCGACGTTCCGTCCGGCACCACCGTCGACGCGCTCGTGGCGACGCTGCGCAGTCGCGACGACGGTCTGGCCTCGGTGTTGGCGAGATGCTCGTATCTGCGCGACGGTGTCGCCGTGCGCGACATGGGTGTGGTCCTCGACGACGCGCAGACGATCGACGTCCTGCCTCCGTTCGCGGGCGGCTAG
- a CDS encoding transglycosylase family protein produces MSGRHRKPASSAKSVAKIAFTGAVIGGGGIALAGHAGAATDGEWDRVASCESGGNWAINTGNGYHGGLQFSPSTWSGHGGGEFAPAAYLATKEEQIAVAERVLASQGKGAWPTCGKVLSAATPRNVVDEPPAPAPVDPLGLGGVLPPPPAPLDPFAPPPPPPAPAPFDALAAPAPAPLPPAPEALPPAPVEQLAAPLPAPAPEAVPVDAMAAPAPLPPAPEALPPAPLDAPAPAQTVAFDAVAATAPLPAPEALPPAPLPAPAPEAVPFDALSVPAPVEPVVAPIPVDAPPSAVVTAVNWDTAPAPAPGDPQMWSLGLDAPLQPAPVPPPLPAPAPETVAAPAPVVGVPAGQAGPVPAAPAEVPHLVSPDNPPPGTTVTPQGPQQSPNVTYLKEIWHAIQTQEISGSDALLALTQRPLTANGGGPAPMAPVGAPAPAPEAPVQGAAAPLPAPAVPAPPPVLPPA; encoded by the coding sequence ATGAGTGGACGGCACCGCAAACCCGCTTCATCAGCCAAGAGCGTCGCGAAGATCGCCTTCACCGGCGCGGTCATCGGAGGCGGAGGTATCGCCCTCGCCGGACATGCCGGCGCCGCGACCGACGGCGAATGGGATCGGGTCGCCTCGTGCGAATCCGGTGGAAACTGGGCGATCAACACCGGCAACGGCTACCACGGCGGACTTCAGTTCTCCCCGAGCACCTGGTCGGGACACGGCGGCGGCGAGTTCGCCCCGGCGGCCTACCTGGCGACCAAGGAAGAGCAGATCGCCGTCGCCGAGCGGGTGCTGGCCTCTCAGGGCAAGGGCGCATGGCCGACGTGCGGCAAGGTGCTGTCCGCCGCGACGCCGCGCAACGTCGTCGACGAGCCGCCCGCTCCCGCCCCGGTCGACCCGCTCGGCCTGGGCGGTGTGCTGCCTCCGCCGCCGGCCCCGCTGGACCCGTTCGCTCCCCCGCCGCCTCCGCCCGCACCGGCGCCGTTCGATGCGCTGGCAGCCCCGGCGCCCGCACCCCTGCCGCCGGCGCCCGAGGCGCTGCCGCCCGCACCCGTCGAGCAGCTCGCGGCTCCGCTGCCCGCGCCGGCCCCCGAGGCCGTCCCGGTCGACGCGATGGCCGCGCCGGCCCCGCTGCCCCCGGCACCCGAGGCGCTCCCCCCGGCACCCTTGGATGCGCCTGCTCCGGCCCAGACCGTCGCGTTCGACGCCGTCGCCGCTACCGCACCGCTGCCGGCACCGGAGGCACTCCCTCCGGCTCCGCTGCCCGCACCGGCCCCCGAGGCCGTCCCGTTCGACGCCCTGTCGGTGCCGGCACCCGTGGAGCCCGTCGTCGCGCCGATCCCCGTGGACGCGCCGCCGAGCGCGGTGGTCACCGCCGTCAACTGGGACACCGCTCCGGCACCTGCCCCCGGTGACCCGCAGATGTGGTCCCTGGGCCTCGACGCCCCGCTGCAGCCCGCTCCTGTGCCTCCGCCGCTTCCGGCCCCCGCACCGGAAACCGTCGCCGCCCCCGCACCGGTGGTCGGCGTACCCGCCGGCCAGGCCGGTCCGGTTCCGGCGGCGCCCGCCGAGGTCCCGCACCTCGTCAGCCCGGACAACCCGCCTCCCGGCACCACGGTGACGCCGCAGGGTCCTCAACAGAGCCCGAACGTGACGTACCTCAAGGAGATCTGGCACGCGATCCAGACCCAGGAGATCTCGGGCTCGGATGCGCTGCTGGCGCTGACCCAGCGTCCACTGACCGCCAACGGTGGTGGACCGGCGCCGATGGCACCGGTCGGCGCTCCCGCGCCGGCGCCGGAAGCCCCCGTCCAGGGTGCCGCAGCACCGCTGCCGGCTCCGGCCGTCCCGGCGCCCCCGCCGGTGCTGCCGCCCGCCTGA
- a CDS encoding molybdenum cofactor biosynthesis protein MoaE, with translation MTIVVRAALTDQLIDTTEHENLVAHESAGAVVTFAGVVRDHDGGRGVTRLEYSSHPTAEQTLADVAAEIAAESHGVRAIAVSHRVGTLRIGDAALVAAVAADHRGAAFETCARLVDRVKERLPVWKHQFFTDGSDEWVNSA, from the coding sequence ATGACCATCGTGGTACGCGCGGCGCTGACCGATCAGCTCATCGACACCACCGAGCACGAGAACCTCGTCGCCCACGAATCGGCCGGAGCCGTCGTCACGTTCGCGGGCGTCGTCCGGGACCACGACGGGGGACGGGGCGTCACCCGCTTGGAGTACTCGTCGCACCCGACCGCCGAACAGACGCTGGCCGACGTGGCAGCCGAGATCGCCGCCGAGAGCCACGGTGTGCGCGCGATCGCTGTGAGTCATCGGGTCGGCACCCTGCGTATCGGCGATGCCGCACTGGTGGCCGCGGTCGCCGCCGATCACCGCGGGGCCGCCTTCGAGACGTGCGCCCGGCTGGTCGACCGCGTCAAGGAGCGGCTACCGGTCTGGAAGCATCAGTTCTTCACCGATGGCTCCGACGAATGGGTGAACTCCGCCTAG
- a CDS encoding MogA/MoaB family molybdenum cofactor biosynthesis protein gives MTRTGVVVIASTRAAGGVYEDRCGPVLADWLTDRGITTPAPVVVADGEPVAAALEAALADAPDVILTSGGTGISPTDATPQITSALLDYEIPGLADAIRRSGLPKVPTSVLSRGVCGVAGRTLIVNLPGSLGGVRDGLGVLAEVLDHALDQLHGKDHTR, from the coding sequence GTGACGCGGACCGGCGTCGTCGTCATCGCCTCCACGCGCGCCGCCGGTGGCGTCTACGAGGACCGCTGCGGGCCCGTTCTGGCCGACTGGCTGACCGACCGCGGCATCACCACACCGGCACCCGTGGTCGTCGCCGACGGCGAACCTGTCGCAGCGGCGCTCGAGGCCGCTCTCGCCGACGCTCCGGATGTGATCCTGACCTCGGGCGGCACCGGCATCTCACCGACCGATGCGACGCCCCAGATCACCTCGGCGCTGCTCGACTACGAGATCCCCGGCCTCGCCGACGCGATCCGGCGTTCCGGGCTCCCGAAGGTGCCGACGTCGGTGCTCTCCCGCGGGGTCTGCGGCGTCGCAGGCAGGACGCTGATCGTCAACCTGCCCGGCTCCCTCGGCGGGGTCAGGGACGGGCTCGGAGTGCTCGCCGAGGTACTCGACCACGCCCTCGACCAACTCCACGGCAAGGACCACACGCGATGA
- the moaC gene encoding cyclic pyranopterin monophosphate synthase MoaC: protein MVDVTAKDATSRIAVAEGTVHTRPDVVDMITANGLPKGDALATARIAGILAAKRTSDLVPLCHPLAITGVDIDFTVGGDEAPGSVTITATVRTTDRTGVEMEALTAVSVAALTVYDMIKAVDRAAGIDGIRVLRKEGGKTGSWTR from the coding sequence ATGGTCGACGTCACCGCCAAGGACGCGACCTCACGCATCGCGGTGGCCGAGGGCACGGTGCACACCAGGCCCGACGTCGTCGACATGATCACCGCGAACGGCCTGCCCAAGGGCGACGCGCTCGCGACCGCGCGCATCGCCGGCATCCTCGCCGCCAAACGCACGAGCGATCTCGTCCCGCTGTGCCATCCGCTCGCGATCACCGGCGTCGACATCGACTTCACCGTCGGCGGTGACGAGGCGCCCGGATCGGTGACCATCACCGCGACCGTGCGCACCACCGACCGCACCGGGGTCGAGATGGAGGCGCTGACCGCCGTCAGCGTCGCCGCGCTCACCGTCTACGACATGATCAAGGCCGTCGACCGGGCAGCCGGCATCGACGGCATCCGGGTGCTCCGCAAGGAGGGCGGCAAGACCGGGTCGTGGACCCGGTGA
- a CDS encoding helicase-associated domain-containing protein, with the protein MSPRAKAPGMPLAAWLAERTDEQLVALLRLRPDLTQPPPGSIAALAARAAARQSVKAATDDLDFLNLAVLDALLTLGADTVVATFAELAELFGERADGAEIRATVEDLCERALVWGDPTGDGALRVVAEVASCLPWYPGQATVEAASMSATEIDAALATLDGAARDLLDKLLEGSPIGRTRDAMPGTPPDRPVPRLLAAGLLRRLDEDTVILPRLVGQVLRGATPGPVSLSAPDPTVTTTKASDVDAVAAGAALDFLREVEVVLETLSAAPVPELRSGGLGIREVKRLTKATGIDERRLGLILEVAAGAGLIAPGIPEPDPTDSAASSWAPTVAADRFIESPTAVKWQLLMSAWLDLPGRPSLVGTRGADGKPYAALSDSLFSTAAPFDRRLLLETLDALPPGAGVDAESASQAMVWKRPRWSARLQRDPVADLLTEAHAVGAVGRGALATPLRRLLAGADEEAVVAAMDKVLPAPIDHFLLQADLTVIVPGPLERALAEQLAAVATVESAGAAMVYRIDESSVRRALDTGKTAGELHALFAKHSKTPVPQALTYLIDDAARRHGQLRVGMASSFVRCEDTALLAQAVAAPATERVELRMLAPTVAVSQAPISEVLNALRSAGFAPAAEDATGAIVDLRVRGARVPSPGRRRGYRQTTGPSDQTLGAIVAVLRKVASAPPTGLRLDPAVAISELQQAAHHQESVVIGYVDPAGVATQRVVAPINVRGGQLTAYDPASGRVREFAIHRVTSVVSADSG; encoded by the coding sequence ATGAGCCCCCGAGCCAAGGCCCCCGGTATGCCGCTGGCTGCCTGGCTGGCCGAGCGCACCGACGAGCAACTGGTCGCGCTGCTGCGTCTGCGTCCCGACCTCACCCAACCGCCCCCCGGCAGCATCGCGGCGTTGGCCGCGCGGGCGGCGGCGCGCCAGTCGGTGAAGGCTGCCACCGACGACCTCGACTTCCTGAATCTGGCGGTCCTCGACGCACTGCTGACCCTCGGCGCCGACACCGTCGTGGCGACCTTCGCCGAACTGGCCGAACTGTTCGGGGAACGCGCCGACGGCGCCGAGATCCGCGCGACCGTCGAAGACCTGTGTGAGCGCGCACTGGTGTGGGGTGACCCGACCGGCGACGGGGCGCTGCGCGTGGTCGCCGAGGTGGCTTCCTGCCTGCCCTGGTACCCGGGTCAGGCGACCGTGGAGGCCGCGTCGATGTCGGCGACGGAGATCGACGCGGCTCTGGCGACCCTCGACGGCGCCGCCCGCGACCTGCTGGACAAGCTGCTGGAGGGGTCTCCGATCGGGCGCACCCGGGACGCGATGCCGGGCACCCCGCCGGACCGTCCTGTGCCCAGGTTGCTGGCGGCCGGCCTGCTTCGCCGGCTCGACGAGGACACCGTCATCCTGCCGCGGCTGGTGGGTCAGGTCCTCCGGGGAGCGACGCCGGGACCGGTCAGCCTGTCCGCGCCGGATCCGACGGTGACCACGACCAAAGCCTCCGACGTCGACGCGGTGGCGGCCGGCGCGGCACTGGACTTCCTGCGCGAGGTCGAGGTGGTCCTCGAAACCCTCAGTGCGGCACCTGTTCCCGAGTTGCGCAGTGGCGGCCTCGGTATCCGCGAGGTCAAGCGGCTGACCAAGGCGACCGGCATCGACGAGCGCAGGCTCGGACTGATCCTCGAGGTGGCCGCGGGGGCGGGGCTGATCGCGCCGGGCATCCCGGAGCCCGACCCGACGGACTCGGCAGCCTCGTCGTGGGCGCCGACCGTGGCTGCCGACCGGTTCATCGAATCTCCGACCGCGGTCAAGTGGCAGCTGCTGATGTCGGCCTGGCTCGATCTGCCGGGCCGTCCCAGCCTCGTGGGCACCCGCGGCGCGGACGGTAAACCCTATGCGGCGCTGTCTGATTCGTTGTTCTCGACCGCAGCCCCGTTCGATCGCCGGCTGCTCCTCGAAACGCTGGACGCGTTGCCGCCCGGAGCGGGGGTGGACGCCGAGAGCGCGTCACAGGCGATGGTGTGGAAGCGTCCGCGCTGGTCGGCGCGTCTGCAGCGCGACCCGGTCGCCGACCTGCTGACCGAAGCCCACGCGGTCGGCGCGGTGGGGCGGGGTGCGCTGGCCACGCCGCTGCGCCGGCTCCTCGCCGGCGCCGACGAGGAGGCCGTCGTCGCGGCGATGGACAAGGTCCTGCCCGCGCCGATCGATCATTTCCTGCTGCAGGCGGACCTGACGGTCATCGTCCCCGGCCCGCTCGAGCGCGCGCTCGCCGAGCAGCTCGCGGCGGTCGCGACGGTGGAGTCCGCCGGGGCGGCGATGGTGTACCGCATCGACGAATCCTCGGTCCGGCGGGCGCTGGATACCGGCAAGACGGCCGGCGAACTCCATGCGCTGTTCGCCAAGCATTCCAAAACACCTGTGCCGCAGGCATTGACCTACCTGATCGATGACGCGGCCCGTCGGCACGGCCAGCTGCGGGTGGGGATGGCGTCGTCGTTCGTGCGCTGCGAGGACACCGCGCTGCTGGCCCAGGCGGTGGCCGCGCCGGCGACCGAGCGGGTCGAGCTGCGCATGCTCGCCCCCACCGTCGCGGTGTCGCAGGCACCGATCTCGGAGGTGCTCAACGCTTTACGCTCCGCGGGCTTCGCGCCCGCCGCAGAGGATGCGACCGGCGCGATCGTGGACCTGCGCGTCCGGGGCGCACGGGTCCCGTCGCCGGGCCGCCGCCGGGGATACCGGCAGACCACGGGGCCCTCCGATCAGACCCTGGGTGCGATCGTCGCCGTCCTGCGCAAGGTCGCGTCGGCGCCGCCGACAGGACTGCGGCTGGATCCCGCCGTCGCGATCTCCGAACTGCAGCAGGCGGCACACCACCAGGAATCGGTGGTGATCGGCTACGTCGACCCGGCCGGGGTGGCCACCCAGCGCGTGGTGGCGCCGATCAACGTCCGCGGCGGCCAGCTCACCGCCTACGACCCGGCGTCGGGGCGCGTACGCGAGTTCGCCATCCACCGCGTCACGTCGGTGGTCTCTGCGGATTCCGGGTGA
- a CDS encoding DNA repair helicase XPB, which yields MTDGPLIVQSDKTVLLEVDHEQAGAARAAIAPFAELERAPEHIHTYRITPLALWNARAAGHDAEQVVDALVSFSRYAVPQPLLVDIVDTMARYGRLQLVKHPAHGLTLVSFDRAVLEEVLRNKKIAPMLGARLDDDTVIVHNSERGRVKQMLLKIGWPAEDLAGYVDGEAHPIALEQDGWELRDYQQMAADSFWDGGSGVVVLPCGAGKTLVGAAAMARAGATTLILVTNTVAGRQWKRELIARTTLTEEEIGEYSGERKEIRPVTIATYQVITRRTKGEYKHLELFDSRDWGLIVYDEVHLLPAPVFRMTADLQSRRRLGLTATLIREDGREGDVFSLIGPKRYDAPWKDIEAQGWIAPAECVEVRVTMTDNERMLYATAEPEERYKLCATAHTKIAVVKSILDRHPNEPTLVIGAYLDQLDELGTELNAPVIQGSTKNAEREELFDGFRRGEIRTLVVSKVANFSIDLPEASVAVQVSGTFGSRQEEAQRLGRLLRPKADGGGAVFYSVVSRDSLDAEYAAHRQRFLAEQGYGYVIKDADDLLGPAI from the coding sequence GTGACTGACGGACCGCTCATCGTGCAATCCGACAAGACCGTCCTGCTCGAGGTGGACCACGAGCAGGCCGGGGCAGCACGTGCGGCCATTGCGCCGTTCGCCGAGTTGGAGCGCGCACCCGAGCACATCCACACCTACCGCATCACCCCGCTCGCCCTGTGGAACGCCCGCGCGGCGGGACACGACGCCGAGCAGGTCGTCGACGCCCTGGTGTCGTTCTCCCGCTATGCCGTCCCGCAGCCGCTGCTGGTCGACATCGTCGACACCATGGCGCGGTACGGCCGCCTGCAGTTGGTCAAGCATCCCGCCCACGGACTCACCCTGGTCAGCTTCGACCGGGCGGTGCTCGAAGAGGTGCTGCGGAACAAGAAGATCGCGCCGATGCTCGGCGCCCGCCTCGACGACGACACCGTCATCGTGCACAACAGTGAGCGGGGTCGGGTCAAGCAGATGCTTCTGAAGATCGGTTGGCCCGCCGAGGACCTGGCGGGTTACGTCGACGGTGAGGCACACCCGATCGCCCTGGAGCAGGACGGTTGGGAGCTGCGTGACTACCAGCAGATGGCCGCGGACTCGTTCTGGGACGGCGGTTCGGGCGTCGTGGTGCTGCCGTGCGGTGCCGGCAAGACGCTCGTCGGCGCCGCGGCGATGGCCAGGGCGGGCGCGACGACACTGATCCTCGTCACCAACACCGTCGCCGGACGCCAGTGGAAGCGCGAACTGATCGCCCGCACGACGCTGACCGAGGAGGAGATCGGCGAATATTCCGGCGAGCGCAAGGAGATTCGACCGGTCACCATCGCGACGTACCAGGTGATCACCCGCCGGACCAAGGGCGAGTACAAGCATCTGGAATTGTTCGACAGCCGTGACTGGGGCCTGATCGTCTACGACGAGGTGCACCTGTTACCGGCCCCGGTCTTCCGGATGACGGCCGACCTGCAGTCGAGACGACGGCTGGGGCTGACGGCGACGCTGATCCGCGAGGATGGGCGTGAGGGCGACGTGTTCTCGTTGATCGGCCCCAAGCGTTATGACGCGCCGTGGAAGGACATCGAGGCCCAGGGCTGGATCGCGCCGGCCGAATGTGTCGAGGTCCGGGTCACGATGACCGACAACGAGCGCATGCTGTACGCGACGGCCGAACCCGAGGAGCGTTACAAGCTCTGCGCGACAGCCCACACCAAGATCGCGGTGGTGAAGTCGATCCTGGACCGCCATCCGAACGAGCCGACGCTGGTGATCGGCGCCTATCTCGACCAGCTCGACGAGCTGGGCACCGAGTTGAACGCCCCGGTGATCCAGGGGTCCACGAAGAATGCCGAGCGCGAGGAACTGTTCGACGGCTTCCGCCGGGGCGAGATCCGCACCCTCGTGGTCTCCAAGGTCGCGAACTTCTCCATCGATCTCCCGGAAGCCAGTGTTGCGGTGCAGGTTTCAGGGACGTTCGGCTCACGCCAGGAGGAGGCGCAACGCCTCGGCCGGTTGCTGCGCCCGAAGGCCGACGGCGGCGGGGCGGTGTTCTACTCGGTGGTGTCGCGCGACAGCCTCGACGCCGAGTACGCGGCACACCGGCAGCGCTTCCTCGCCGAGCAGGGCTACGGCTATGTCATCAAGGACGCCGACGACCTGCTCGGGCCGGCAATCTGA